The DNA segment AGACCAAGAACGAACGAAGTGAGGAAAGCTATGTGCTGGGTGAGTATGGGGAGGAAACGGACGGCGAAACTGGTATACAAACAGCCCAGCGGCTACGCAATGACAAAACAAAGACTTATTCTATTGTACTGGGCACTTTTAAGAATGAAGAGCGGTTTGTGACCCTGGTGCAATGCCGCTGGTTCAGTGGCGCCGAGTTAAAGAAGAGTTTTATCATCGCCCATGCGGAATTGAATATACAGGAAGATTTCCGGCATTTTGATGCCCAAGGCAACTGGAAGAAGGTATTGCGGCAACGTTTTCCCAAGCGGGGCAGCAGGGACCTGATCGAATTTTTTGATGGTCCGAAGGAGTATAGTCAGAAGGTGCGGCATTATTTCGGTATGCGGAGTGAGAAGGCGCAAATGTTGTTCAACCAAACGATCAGCCTGAAGATATTGGGTAGCCTGGATGATTTCATCCGTAACCAGATGCTGGAAGAGAATGATATGGAGCAAGAGTTTCTCAATCTGAAGGAGCAGTTCAAAACACTTAGTGATACGCATACAGCCATCGAGAAAACCGTAAAGCAGATCGAGCTGCTGCAACCGGTGCAAACACTGCACCAGAAAGAGCAGGAGTTAAAAAAGCAATCTGATTATTACGAGAACCTGCAACAAATACAGCCCTATTATTTTGCTGCGTTGGAAAGCAAGCTATTGACGGGTGTAATAGAAGAGGCGAACCAGCAGCTTGGCACCGCCAAAAAGAAGAAACAGGAGCTGGACAATCATATTGCGGGAACTGATGAGCGGGAAAGAAAGATTGATAGCGATATCCGCAATAGCGATACGGGCCGGCAAATTGCTGACATGGAGCGGGAGCTGCGCCTGCTGGAAGTAAAGAAAGCCCAACAGTTGGAACAGAGTGAAGCACTGAATGAATGGCTGCGCACGGCAGGGTTTGGTGTAAATCCTTCCAAACTGGAGCTGGACCGGTACAAGGAAAAGGCAGCGCAGCAGCAAGCGTCGCTGGATAATGACCTGGCCATAGCCCGGCGAAAGTTGTATAATGCGGAAGATGTGGTAGCGGTACAACAACGGGAATATGACCAGCTTGAAAAAGAGATTGACTTATTACGCCGCCAGAAGAACAATATCACAGGACGGGTAGCGCAGATACGGGCAGAGATACTGGAGCATTGTGGCGCTTCGGCAGATGAAATCCCTTTTATAGGAGAACTGATACAGGTATTGCCCGAAGAAAGCAAATGGGAACCGGCACTGGAAAACCTGCTGCATGGTTTTGCCTTGCGCATGATCATCCCCACACAATATTACCAGCAGGCTACGAGCTTTATTAATGAGAATGACCTGCGGGGCCGCATTGTATATCACCATTATCATAAGGATGAAGGCCTGGGCCGGATGATGAAGGCCGATAAAGAAAGCATTCTGCATAAGCTGGAAATAAAAGAAGATTCGCCCTATGGCAACTGGGTATATGAGCAACTGTTACAATCTTACAATTATGCCGCTATACAAAATGTAAAGCAGTTGCAGCAATATGACCGGGCCATTACGATGCAGGGACTTACCAAGAACAAGCACCGGCATGAAAAGAATGACAGTCCGGAAGCAAAGCGCCGCCAGCAGTATGTACTGGGTTGGGACAATACCGCCAAGATCAAATCGCTGGTGAAGGACCTGGCCGAACTGGAAAAAAATATGGAGGAAAGCAAGCGGCAGGGCAAGAAGCTGGAAGCGCAGATCAGGGAGCTGGAGCAAAAGCAGGGAATGCTGCGTCAAATTGTAAGCATTAAGGAGTTTGAAGCAATAGACTGGAAAAGCACCAGCACAACGATACAGCAACAAACCAAACAATTACAGGAATTACAGAAAGGCAATAAGGCGTTGGATGCCTTACGCAAGCAGCAACAGTTATTACGCGAGGAACTGCGGCAACTGAAACAGGAAAATGAAGCCCTGGCAGAGAAGATGGGTGGTTTAAAGAATAAGGTGGAAGCCTGGAACCTGGCAGTACAACGCTCGGAGGATATCCAACGACGCTATGCGGCCACAGATATTCAAGAATACCTGCCATTGGTGGAGCATTATGTAAAGGAAGAGATTGACTATACCATTGACCTGGATGTACTGGACAAAGTGCAGAACCAGGTGCGGACAGCCATCCGCAATAAAGCAAAGGTATACACGGAAGATGTGCAAACGGTTACCCGCCAATTGGAACAAGCCATGCGAAAATTCAAGAACCCGGATGATGCCGCTTTGCACCAACAATTCCCCGATTGGAAGAACAGTACGTTTACCCTGAGTGACAGCGCTGAATTTGTAGCTGAGTATATTGTATTGCTGCATAAACTGCAACAGGAAGAACTGAAAGAGCAGCAGCAACGGTTCAAGAAGTACCTGAATGAGGAAATGATCAACCGGATGAGCAGCTTTAAGGAAAACCTGGATGCAGAGGCCGCCAAGATCAAGGACAATATCGGTAAGCTGAACCAGGCATTGAAGAATATCACTTACCGGCAAAACCCGCAAACGTTTATACAGCTTGACTGCAAGGAAGAGCTGAACCAACAGATCAAGGATTTCAAGTACCAGCTTAATAACTGGAAGCCCAACCTGGCAGAATACCAGCGCACACAGGATGACAGTATCCTGGAAAACAGTTTTGTGAAGATAAAAACCCTACTGGACGATCTTACGAAGCAGGAAAGCTGGCGCCGTGAAGTGCTGGATGTACGGAACTGGCTGAAGTTTACCGCCAAAGAGATTAAGGCCGAAGACAAACAAACGGTACATCGCAGCTATACCGGCACCGAAAAGCTGAGCGGTGGTGAGCAGGCCCAGCTTACGTATACGATCCTTGGTTCGGCCATTGCGCACCAGTTTGGCATTCACAGTGAAGGATATGAAACCCGCTCATTCCGGTTTATTTGTGTGGATGAGGCCTTCAGCAGGCAGGATGAAGAAAAAGCACGCTATCTGATGGACCTTTGCCGGCAGCTTCACCTGCAACTAATGGTAGTATCGCCTGCCAAGGCGGATGAGGTGAAGATTGTGGAGCCTTATATTTCCAAAGTGCATTTTGTGTACCGCCGAAATCACCGGGACAGTGTGGTGTATGATATGAGTATTATGCAGTTTCAGGAGAATAGGGAGAAGTATATGAGTAAGAAGAAAGTGGTGAGTAATTAATAGCGTTACTGTTCGTTTTCTTCTTCTCCGGTAGTAGCATCCATTACATCCCCTAAAAGGCCGGAGGATTGGTCTTTGGGAAGTTCCTGGACATTGCGAAGCTTTCTTTCGATAGCGCGGGAGCGGGCACCGGCTTGCTCTATGACGTTGCTGGCTTCCTGTAGTTTCTTTTGCGTTTTCTCCAGTATGCCGCCGAAGTTGCCAAACTCTGTTTTGACGGCTCCGAGGAGTTGCCATACTTCACTGGACCGCTTCTCAATAGCCAACGTACGGAAGCCCATCTGGAAGCTGTTCAGCAAAGCTGATAAAGTGGTGGGGCCAGTAATGATGATCTTATATTCCCGCTGTAAGGACTCAAACAATCCAGGTGTACGTAATACTTCTGCGTAGAGACTTTCGAAAGGCAGAAAAAGGATAGCAAAATCAGTAGTATTAGGGGGGTCTATGTACCGGGAAGCAATATCAAGCGCACATTTCCTGATGCCTTTGACAAAACTCTTACGGTGTTCTTCTATTAATTCGGGCACAGCTTTATCGTATGCTTCCAATAACAACTCAAAGTCTTCTTTAGGGAATTTGGAATCAACAGGCAGCCACACTATTTTTTCCTTGTCTCCCTTGCCGGGCAGTTTAACGGCAAATTCCACCAGTGCGTTAGATCCTTCTTTGGTTTTTACGTTTTTGGCGTACTGATCGGGCGTAAGGATCTGATCAAGGATACTTTCGAGCTGGTATTCGCCCAGCACACCACGGGATTTTACATTGGAAAGTACCCGCTTAAGATCGCCCACGCCGGTAGCCAGTTGCTGCATGTCACCCAATCCCTTGTGCACGGCTTCCAGTCGTTCGCTGACGAGTTTAAATGATTCGCCGAGGCGGCTTTCGAGTGTTTTCTGCAATTTCTCATCCACCGTAGTGCGCATTTCTTCCAGTTTCTTTTCGTTGCCGGACTGGAGCTCGGTCAGTTTCTTTTCCAGCGTTTCTCTTAGCTGATCCAATCTTTGCGAGGTGGCGGTATTCTGATCGGCTTGCTTATTAAGGAGTGCAAAGAAGTTCTCTTTTTGGGTAGTGTTAAAGTCGGTCAGGGACCTTGAGAAAACCTCCAGTTGCTCTTTTTGGCGGGCGGCATTTTCTTTCATGGAATTTGACAACTGATCGCCGAAAGCCTGCAATGCTTTGGAGAGTTCTTCACGGGTATCCCTGTTGGTGGCATTGGCTTCTGTTCTGTTGACGCTGATCTCTGTTTTTACAGCAGTTTCTATGCGACCAACCTCCCCGGCAAACGCATCCATTTTATAACGGATGTCGGAAAGCTGGCTGTTCTCTTTGGAACCGGTTGCTTTTAATAGCAGTATGATAACGATGATCAGCAGGCCTATAGCTATTGCGAGGAGTATCCAGGTGATTGTCATTGGTAGTAATTTCAATTGGATTCAACGATATTACGTTTTTAAACGTATATATTTACAAATATCCTCAACGTTGCTGTTTATGAAAAAAGGAATCTTATTCCTGTGCCTGCTACCCGTTATCGTTTGTAAGGCGCAAATTAAAACCGGAAGGTTACTCTGGAAATACCCTACCCAAAACAAGGTTGTAACCACTCCTTTTGTGGATAGCACTTTTGTTTACTATGGCAGTGAGGATGGTTATTTCTATTGTAATTCGATCAGCGATGGGCGCTTGTTATGGAAATATGCTACAGGACAGCCCATCCGGTCGTCAGCTACCGTTGCAGCCGGTAAAGTATTCTTTGGATGTGAAGATGGCCGGGTATACGCTCTGGACGCCCATAAAGGCATCTTACAATGGAAGTTTGCCACCAAAGGTGAACGCCGTTATGATCTGTGGGACTATTACCGGTCTTCACCCGTTTATTATAAAGGAAGGCTATATGTAGGAAGTGGCGATGGCAATGTATACGCCATTGATGCCAGGAATGGCAAGGAATTATGGCATTATGCTACAGGAGATGTTGTACATGCTGACCCGGCAGTAAGTAATGACACACTATTTATCGGCGGTTTTGACGGAAACTTTTATGCATTGCATGGAGCAACCGGTGCATTGATCTGGAAGTTTAAGACTATCGGAGACCGTTTCTTTCCCAAAGGAGAAATACAGAAAGCAGCTCTTGTAACAAAAGATGCTGTTTATTTCGGCAGCAGGGATTATAATATTTACGCACTCAATAAGTCGACAGGTATAGGCCTGTGGAATATGAAGGAGTATGGCAGTTGGGTTATTGCTACCCCCATGGAAAAGGGCGGCAAGTTATTCTTCGGCACTTCTGACTCGCATGCGTTTTATTCGCTGAATAATTTCTATGGCGAGGTACAATGGAAAGCCCGGCTACCTTTACGATCGTACAATACGCCCGTAGCTTATGATACTTTAATTTTTTCAGGCTGTTATGATGGCTGCCTCTATGGGTTTGGTGAAAAAGGCGGACAAATTGAATGGCGGTTTCAGACAGCGGGGAGCAGCAGGAATTATTTTACGGTATTTGATTCAACCGGGCATTTCAGAAAAGATTTTACCTTATATGGCAACGATTCAATCACCCTGGCTTCTGAGCAAAAGATTATGGGGCTGGGGGCAATCCTATCCACTCCGGCTGTTAAGGGTGGAGTGTTATATTTCGGAAGTACCGATGGGCATTTGTATGCGGTGCGGATAGATGAGGATAGGCGGCAATAAAAAACCCGCCTTACAGCGGGTTGGTATAATAATGTATGTTGGGTCTATGCTTCCTTCAATAGTTTCATAAATAGGGCAGCCTGCTCTTTGGTTTTTATTACCTGGTGCAGGGAAGAACTTACCGCCACCTTGGCTTCGGCCTTTTTGCCACTTGATTTGGCTTTCCTGGTAAGTGCCGCTACTTTTCGTTCTATTGTCTTTTCCATGATCTTCAAATTTACGGAGTTTTTCTGGTTTTTTACACTGCCGTCACTGCGGTTGTTTTAGATTGAAAATGAAGTAGTTGTACATGTGGTCCTGGGATATCAGCGCTCCTTTCTCAATTCTGAAGGGGTAAGGTATGATGTCCTCAAAATCAAAAGGATTGTCATATTGGGTTTTACCAAAGCGGGTTATGCGCACAAAGTATTTAACGCCAAACATGCGGAAGTGTTGGTGCAGGTAGTTAAAATTTCTTTGCAAGGCCCGGTAGTAGAAGTAAGCGCGGGCATTATCCGATCCATCAATGCCCAAATAATGATCGGGGTTGGTTCTTAGATACGCGAGGGCAGAGAATAAGATGGTGGAAAATACTTTTGAATAATCGGTGTGTGTAAGCTCGGCTTTATCGTCAATTTTCCCTTTGGAATTTTGTGGCCCGAAGGAAAGGTTGTAGACATTGGGCAGCAGCGCATGCGACTGGTTGCTGATCTTCACCAGCAAGGGTAAAGACCGGCCACTGTCCAGCTTTGTTTTAAAAGAGCTGACTCTCAGGTCCTCTGATATGTTATCAATTTCATATAGGTTATTGAAATCTATTTTGGGAGAAGCGGCCATAGATAAATTTTTGGTAAGCCAATGGTATATGCGAACATAATAATTTTAATTAAATTTAGACACTTAATGACCTCTTATGTCCCTTTTTACCTATTCCTGCCAACGTGCTACTGTTACCCTTATTATTTGCCTGTTTTTTAGCGCTATCACTCATGCACAAGTATGGCAATGGGGCCGCTCGCCCGTGGTAGGAGGAGGCACTACTGCCTTCTTTTTGAGAACGGCCGTTACCAGCAAAGGGCATACCCTGGCATTTGAGGGGTTTGGCAATAAGGGTATTTTCTGGATGTTTGATGAATTTGGCGGACTCCAATGGAAGAGAACGCTCACAGGCGCCAGTTCTGCGGAAGCAGTAAGTATGCAGGAATTTGCTTTGGATGGCCAGGATAATATATACATACTGTCCCGTCCCATCCTCAAAATTGATTCAACGACTATCGGTACGCCGGAGCCTTATGCGCTTACTAAATTAAGTCCATTGGGAAGGTTTATCTGGAGTAAGCAGATAACCATGGACGAGAATGCAGGTTTATCACGCAAACTGGAGGTGCAGGGTGACCAGGTGTTTTTTACTGCAGAGACGGATGCCGACATTAGTTATGAAGGCGTTACTTATGCCAGTAATAACAGCTACCGGGGAACCAGTTTTGTTTTTGCACTCGATACAGCAGGTCACACAAAATGGGTGAAGCGCATTTATGTTCCCGCCAGCAACCTGTGTGGCAGTACCGGGACGTACCCGATCAACCTCAGCATCAATAAAAACAAGCAGGTACTTTTTACCTGTGTAGCGAGTAGTGTACGCCAGTTATATATAGATAATGAGCTGGTAATTGATTCACCGGTATGCAAGACGGAGATCTTTTTTGCTTCTGTGCTGGATGGCCTTACGGGAAATGTGGTGTGGGCCCGGATAGTTCCATTTGATACCCTTGCGGTAACACCTAATTCCTACAGTAATACTATTAATTTCCCTAACCGGGGTGGGTTGCTGCTGGATAACGGTTATGCCGCTTTTTTTACTTCCGGGAAACGTGATACACTAAATGCCCCGCGGGCTACGGTCAGTGCGTATTCACAAAGCTGCCTCCTGGATGCGAGCGGTGAAACTGTACAGGTAAGCAATCTGGGCGCTTTTAATAATGACCTATACGCGATCACGTACCTGGCTAAGGATAGTAATAATAATATTTATTCAGCCGGTTCGGTATTTCCCACTTCAAATGACCTGACCAATTTTACCGGTATTTTCGAATTAAGGAAGCATAACCCGTTGTTTGAACCCACCTGGAAAAAGCAAATATTGTATTCAGGTCCACGGCCTACTACGCGGGTTCAGTCATTCAGCTACGGCTATCGCGGGGGAGCGGTGATTGTGGATGCCAGTTCAGAATCGGGCAGTTCCAAGTTGCTGCTGGGCAGCGAAAGTTTTATGATACCCGTTACCCCACGATACCTGCTGGCGCGTATTGCAGACTCGGTGAATGTCATGAGCGGGTATGTTTATTTTGATCTGAATAAGAATAATGTGTACGATACAGATGAACCGGCGGGAGCTAATATGGCCATCAGCAGCGCCAGCGGAGATACGCTGTACACTTTCACTGACCGGCAGGGTTGGTTTTTTATTCAATTGCCAGGCTTAGGCACCCATACGTTTACTGTCAGGAAACCGAATGGAGAATACAGCTATTTCAGTGTTACGCCTGCCAGCTATAATACACATTTCAGCACTTACGGAAATTTTGCCAATCAGAATTTTGCTTTTCAAGCTACACAATCAGTCGCTGACGGAAAGTTGTCTATTACCTATTACGGCATACCGCGACCCAATGGCAACATTACTACGAAGGTGGTCATTAATAATGCGGGTACTACGCCACTTTCGGGCAGTTACCGGGTAAGTAAGGCTACCAATAAGCTAAGCTATGTTCAAAGTGCCGTAGCCCCGACAAGTGTGCAGGCAGATACCCTAACCTACAGCTTTAGCCTGCCGGCGCTGACAGAGACTGCTAATCTCATTGACTGGAAAGTAAGTCAGACTGCCACGCTTACTGATACATTTGTTATAAGAGCAGCGCTTCAAAGCAGCACTGCCGGTGAATTGCCCGGCAATAACCAGGACAGTACTTTCATACCAGTGCGCACTTCTTACGATCCCAACGATAAGCAGGTATTTCCTTTTACTGCTGTGGACCATGATTCGGCCTTTGTGCAGAAAGAGTACCTGGAATATGTGATACGCTTCCAGAATACGGGTAATGACACTGCTTTCACTATTGCCATTAAGGATACCTTAGGGCCCAAGCTTGACCTGAACACTTTCCAGTTGGTATCGGCTTCCCATCCCATGCAGGTGCAATGGGAATCTCCCCGTACAGCTATTTTTTATTTCCCCAATATCCTGTTGCCGGATTCCACTACGAATGAGCGTCGCAGCCATGGATATGTACGTTTCCGCATTAAGCCGGTAGCAGGGGTAACACTCACAGACAGTATTTATAACAAAGCGGCCATTTATTTTGACTATAATCCACCAGTAATCACCAATACGGTGCGGTCTACTTTTGCCAAAAGAGCGCCTGTAGTTACTGGTGTTGGCGACATAGCGAACCTGTCAAAAAACATGACGCTCTATCCTAACCCGGTGAAGGAAGAACTGATCTGTAAGATCGTTAAACACCAACCTGGTGAAGTGCTTACTGTTTCCTTATATAATATACAGGGAAGTCAGGTACTTCAACAGGTGAAAAAGGTGACAGGGCCTGAAACGTTGATTCCTCTGCCAGCCAGTAGCCTGTCTCCGGGCATTTATGTACTGCAGGCCATCGGGAAGTCGGGCCAGTATATCAAACTGTTTGTAAAGGAATAAAGACTCCCTTATTTGCCTGCCACGACTGCTTTCTCAGCTTCTTTACAGATGGCTGCTTTATGCAGTATGAGTTTTTCACCGGCTGTATCGAATGAAACTTCTATCCAGCCATTGTACCGTTTGCCTTCCTTGACGACCTGGATGGCCAGGTATTGATGACTAACCTGTTTCCAAGCGCCTTCCCAGTAAGGCTGACCGCTTTCCGGTGTGTTTTTCATCGCCATTTCCACCTGCGCTACCTGGTACCAGGTATGACCGGGATAATTGCTTACCGGTATCACATCGCCCGATTTAAAAGCCGGCGACCCATTGGCATCGTCCACTAATAATAGGCTATGGATGTAAGAACCGGCAAAGAATAATACTTCATCCTCACGCTCTACAGGATCACCAATATACCAGGTGGAAAAGCCAATGTCGGCAGCTCCATCCTTGTTGAGGTCAATTACCTGCGCCTGCTGGAATTTAAGTTCACGGTTTTGCAGGTCGGTATAGATCATTTCGGGTTGGGGTTTGACGGGTTTGGAAGGCGCGGGAGCGCCGTCTTTTTTACAGCCTGCCAGTGATAAGGCGGCCAGCACCAATGCATACACTACTGATTTCATGACTATATTATTTTATGCAATTAACAATGAAAAACAGGTGGCCGTTGCAGGGGGTGGATGAGCTGGCAAAAAACCGTCATGAGTTGAGATTTACGAAGCGATCCAGGTGAATTCACCTATCCATAAAGCGTTATAACCACCTTGTAAAAGCATGCTGATTGAAGAAATTTTGTGGCAGCTAAACCAACCAGCTATGAGCAATACGTTTTCAATTTTCGTTTTGTTGTTAGTCATATTATTACAGTTAACGGCCTGCGGCCCGGCCATTAAAAAGTTTGTGAATGAAAAGTATCCACCGGTTTCTTCTATTGAAAAAGCGACTACCTCTGTAAAAAATAGTTTGGAGGAACTGGAAAGATTGCCGGCTGTAGACCTGGGTGTGCGGCTGGACGAGGTTTTCCTGGATTCTTTGTTAAATAGTTATTTCCGTACCCGTTTTTCTGCCATCCCTGATCTGGGTATTCCCCAGATTGAAAAGCTAGAACTGGTCCGGCCTCCGGATTTTACGCTCAGCAAACAGGAACTTATTGTAGGCCTTTCTTTACAATTTACACCACAGGAAAACAAGTATGTAAAGCATGTATGGATTGATTTTAGCGGGCAGGTATCGCCTTCCATGCATAAGGATAGTTTAAAACTGGAGCTTTCTTTCAGTAAGATCTTTATCTCCAAACTGAAATTAAAAAGGTGTTTGTTCCTGGGACGTGTTGCGAAGCAAGCCGTTAACAGTTTATGCGCCAGCTTCATGAATAATATCAACGGGCAATTAAAAACTTTCGCTATTAAGATTAATTACCCGCCCTTTCCTGAAGTGCCTCTTTCTTCGCTGGTAGGGCAGGATGAACACCTCACGGTGACGAATGATTACACATTTAAGCTGTCGAGAAAAACCCTGCATCCGGTAATACTTATAAAACCCGGCAGTATTAATATTTTAGCGGGTGTGGATGAAAAGAAAGAAGCAGGAGCGATCACCGCCAATAGCCTAAAGGTTGCCAGGACTGCATTACCGGAAGTGCCCCAACCTAATTATATTATGGTGAACCGTAGTGCAGCAGCAGTTAGTGCACAGCGGGCTGGTCTTTCCAAGGCAGCCGCGCTGCCAGGAAACGCTAACGATGTACAGTTAATATCTATAGCCCGTATTAATAGCAGCCAGGTCACTACCACTGAATTTGATGATCTGTTCAACCGCTTTGATGAAGCATTTACTACGTCCTGGAATGGTCACCTGGATGCTTTGCCCGATGCCGGTACCATGAACAGCTCTGTAGCACTTTCTTACCATGTGCTTGCGAGGATAACGGATGAGCTTTTCAGGGATGCGCAATTTGGACTTCGTTATTCGTTGAATATAGATGCTCCTTTTAAAGAACAAACTATTGACCTGGGTGAGATCCCCAAGCCCGACTGCGGGGCGATCACTTTTCAGTGCAACTTTAATAATTGCTCCAATGTAATAAGCAATTGCGGAAGTTGTAAATGGTATAATGTTGGTTGCCAGGCACGCTGGGCGGCCTGCCAGGCATTAAATGGCGTGAAGTATGCAGCCTGCCAGGCATCCAATGCCGCCAAGGCTACCTGGTGTGCGGGTGAGCTGGTGGCCCGTAAAACATTGTGCTTTGCCGAGATCGCAGGTATTTTTATTTACGATAATCTTATCAGGGATGTGGGCAAGTTCGGCGGCTTTGCCAAAGCCAATGGTACTATTAATGGTACGATCAGTGAGGTGGTTCCCGGCGGCATCAGCAGTTTAGGCTTAAATGGCCAGTTGAATGCCCGGGCAAATGCGGAGGTAGGTATAAGGTTTACGCCATCAGGCATTCTTGGTCATCTTATTTGTTTCTTCCCACTGAATGAAACGATCCGGCTGAATAATATTACCGTGAACCAGGCCATCCAATTAAGGTCTGCCATTGAAAGGCAGACCCTGGCAGCAGACAATTGCCAGCTCACCTTCACTTTCCAGAAAATGTCTATCCCCATCCAACTTTCCGAGCCTTTACTGTTGGAGATACTCAGGCATCCCATGTTGTCGGTGAATTGCGGATTCAGTATAGGGCTGGGCATTACTGTTACGGCGGTGCTGGCACTTGCCGGTAATGAAAAGTTTAAGATTTACCTGAACCTTGCCTTACTGGGGAGGTATGTAGTGGATGTAGAGAAAGCATTTTCCATCAAGATCCCCTCTATTCCCCTGGAAGCGCTTAACCAACAGGTATTGTTGTCGCCTTCCTGGGGTGCTAAAAGTCTGGTATTTACTAAAAAATAATTTGTATGAGCAAGGTTATTACACTATTGAGCACAATATTTACTTTATTGGCCTGCGGCGTTTCTATGA comes from the Paraflavitalea devenefica genome and includes:
- a CDS encoding DUF6934 family protein, whose translation is MAASPKIDFNNLYEIDNISEDLRVSSFKTKLDSGRSLPLLVKISNQSHALLPNVYNLSFGPQNSKGKIDDKAELTHTDYSKVFSTILFSALAYLRTNPDHYLGIDGSDNARAYFYYRALQRNFNYLHQHFRMFGVKYFVRITRFGKTQYDNPFDFEDIIPYPFRIEKGALISQDHMYNYFIFNLKQPQ
- a CDS encoding ATP-binding protein, which gives rise to MLSLFSTDSGKAGFRLHKMQLYNWGTFDGSIYTISPESENSLLTGANGSGKTTLVHAMLTLLAAERRMRSFNQSAEGKTKNERSEESYVLGEYGEETDGETGIQTAQRLRNDKTKTYSIVLGTFKNEERFVTLVQCRWFSGAELKKSFIIAHAELNIQEDFRHFDAQGNWKKVLRQRFPKRGSRDLIEFFDGPKEYSQKVRHYFGMRSEKAQMLFNQTISLKILGSLDDFIRNQMLEENDMEQEFLNLKEQFKTLSDTHTAIEKTVKQIELLQPVQTLHQKEQELKKQSDYYENLQQIQPYYFAALESKLLTGVIEEANQQLGTAKKKKQELDNHIAGTDERERKIDSDIRNSDTGRQIADMERELRLLEVKKAQQLEQSEALNEWLRTAGFGVNPSKLELDRYKEKAAQQQASLDNDLAIARRKLYNAEDVVAVQQREYDQLEKEIDLLRRQKNNITGRVAQIRAEILEHCGASADEIPFIGELIQVLPEESKWEPALENLLHGFALRMIIPTQYYQQATSFINENDLRGRIVYHHYHKDEGLGRMMKADKESILHKLEIKEDSPYGNWVYEQLLQSYNYAAIQNVKQLQQYDRAITMQGLTKNKHRHEKNDSPEAKRRQQYVLGWDNTAKIKSLVKDLAELEKNMEESKRQGKKLEAQIRELEQKQGMLRQIVSIKEFEAIDWKSTSTTIQQQTKQLQELQKGNKALDALRKQQQLLREELRQLKQENEALAEKMGGLKNKVEAWNLAVQRSEDIQRRYAATDIQEYLPLVEHYVKEEIDYTIDLDVLDKVQNQVRTAIRNKAKVYTEDVQTVTRQLEQAMRKFKNPDDAALHQQFPDWKNSTFTLSDSAEFVAEYIVLLHKLQQEELKEQQQRFKKYLNEEMINRMSSFKENLDAEAAKIKDNIGKLNQALKNITYRQNPQTFIQLDCKEELNQQIKDFKYQLNNWKPNLAEYQRTQDDSILENSFVKIKTLLDDLTKQESWRREVLDVRNWLKFTAKEIKAEDKQTVHRSYTGTEKLSGGEQAQLTYTILGSAIAHQFGIHSEGYETRSFRFICVDEAFSRQDEEKARYLMDLCRQLHLQLMVVSPAKADEVKIVEPYISKVHFVYRRNHRDSVVYDMSIMQFQENREKYMSKKKVVSN
- a CDS encoding DNA recombination protein RmuC, yielding MTITWILLAIAIGLLIIVIILLLKATGSKENSQLSDIRYKMDAFAGEVGRIETAVKTEISVNRTEANATNRDTREELSKALQAFGDQLSNSMKENAARQKEQLEVFSRSLTDFNTTQKENFFALLNKQADQNTATSQRLDQLRETLEKKLTELQSGNEKKLEEMRTTVDEKLQKTLESRLGESFKLVSERLEAVHKGLGDMQQLATGVGDLKRVLSNVKSRGVLGEYQLESILDQILTPDQYAKNVKTKEGSNALVEFAVKLPGKGDKEKIVWLPVDSKFPKEDFELLLEAYDKAVPELIEEHRKSFVKGIRKCALDIASRYIDPPNTTDFAILFLPFESLYAEVLRTPGLFESLQREYKIIITGPTTLSALLNSFQMGFRTLAIEKRSSEVWQLLGAVKTEFGNFGGILEKTQKKLQEASNVIEQAGARSRAIERKLRNVQELPKDQSSGLLGDVMDATTGEEENEQ
- a CDS encoding outer membrane protein assembly factor BamB family protein, with amino-acid sequence MKKGILFLCLLPVIVCKAQIKTGRLLWKYPTQNKVVTTPFVDSTFVYYGSEDGYFYCNSISDGRLLWKYATGQPIRSSATVAAGKVFFGCEDGRVYALDAHKGILQWKFATKGERRYDLWDYYRSSPVYYKGRLYVGSGDGNVYAIDARNGKELWHYATGDVVHADPAVSNDTLFIGGFDGNFYALHGATGALIWKFKTIGDRFFPKGEIQKAALVTKDAVYFGSRDYNIYALNKSTGIGLWNMKEYGSWVIATPMEKGGKLFFGTSDSHAFYSLNNFYGEVQWKARLPLRSYNTPVAYDTLIFSGCYDGCLYGFGEKGGQIEWRFQTAGSSRNYFTVFDSTGHFRKDFTLYGNDSITLASEQKIMGLGAILSTPAVKGGVLYFGSTDGHLYAVRIDEDRRQ
- a CDS encoding T9SS type A sorting domain-containing protein, whose product is MSLFTYSCQRATVTLIICLFFSAITHAQVWQWGRSPVVGGGTTAFFLRTAVTSKGHTLAFEGFGNKGIFWMFDEFGGLQWKRTLTGASSAEAVSMQEFALDGQDNIYILSRPILKIDSTTIGTPEPYALTKLSPLGRFIWSKQITMDENAGLSRKLEVQGDQVFFTAETDADISYEGVTYASNNSYRGTSFVFALDTAGHTKWVKRIYVPASNLCGSTGTYPINLSINKNKQVLFTCVASSVRQLYIDNELVIDSPVCKTEIFFASVLDGLTGNVVWARIVPFDTLAVTPNSYSNTINFPNRGGLLLDNGYAAFFTSGKRDTLNAPRATVSAYSQSCLLDASGETVQVSNLGAFNNDLYAITYLAKDSNNNIYSAGSVFPTSNDLTNFTGIFELRKHNPLFEPTWKKQILYSGPRPTTRVQSFSYGYRGGAVIVDASSESGSSKLLLGSESFMIPVTPRYLLARIADSVNVMSGYVYFDLNKNNVYDTDEPAGANMAISSASGDTLYTFTDRQGWFFIQLPGLGTHTFTVRKPNGEYSYFSVTPASYNTHFSTYGNFANQNFAFQATQSVADGKLSITYYGIPRPNGNITTKVVINNAGTTPLSGSYRVSKATNKLSYVQSAVAPTSVQADTLTYSFSLPALTETANLIDWKVSQTATLTDTFVIRAALQSSTAGELPGNNQDSTFIPVRTSYDPNDKQVFPFTAVDHDSAFVQKEYLEYVIRFQNTGNDTAFTIAIKDTLGPKLDLNTFQLVSASHPMQVQWESPRTAIFYFPNILLPDSTTNERRSHGYVRFRIKPVAGVTLTDSIYNKAAIYFDYNPPVITNTVRSTFAKRAPVVTGVGDIANLSKNMTLYPNPVKEELICKIVKHQPGEVLTVSLYNIQGSQVLQQVKKVTGPETLIPLPASSLSPGIYVLQAIGKSGQYIKLFVKE